A part of Podarcis muralis chromosome 13, rPodMur119.hap1.1, whole genome shotgun sequence genomic DNA contains:
- the LOC144325056 gene encoding putative CENPB DNA-binding domain-containing protein 1 — MGPKKTAAAVAGERKKEKVTLEMKKEIIRKHDGGMRVTDIAREYGRNPSTIGTILKMREKILVTDAAKGVTRIVKNRPAVLEEVEKLLLIWIEEKQRAGDTVSEAVICEKAKALHADLIREQPGTSGEPEVFKASRGWFDRFKTRSGIHSVVRHGEAASSDVPAAEDFAAEFLEVVSSKELRDICQKWKDVQAFAQWHHPDKDLTRDLANTFDTRVMSSFREVLKRRMKQQTMDRFLSKKQRVEEEPSSSGPPES; from the coding sequence atgggacccaagaagactgctgctgcggtggccggcgagaggaagaaggagaaggtgacgctggaaatgaagaaggagatcatccggaagcacgacggcggaatgcgtgtgacggacatcgccagggagtacgggaggaatccatcaaccatcgggaccatcctgaagatgagggagaagatcctggtgactgatgcagccaagggagtcaccaggatcgtgaagaaccgcccagctgttctggaggaggtcgagaagttgctgctcatctggatagaagagaagcagcgtgcaggggacacagtgtctgaggccgtcatttgtgagaaggccaaggccttgcacgctgacctcatccgggaacagccaggaacctcaggcgagccagaagtcttcaaggcaagcagaggttggtttgaccggttcaagacaagatctggcatccacagcgtggtcaggcatggagaggctgccagttctgatgttcctgcggctgaagactttgcagcggagttcctggaggttgtgtcctccaaagaactgagggacatttgccagaagtggaaagatgtgcaggcttttgcacagtggcaccaccctgacaaggacctgacacgtgaccttgcgaacacttttgatacgagggtcatgtcgtctttcagggaggtgctgaaaaggcggatgaagcagcagactatggacaggttcttgagcaagaagcaaagagtggaagaggagccttcttcgagtggtcccccagagtcttag